The sequence TGCTTCCTATCATGCTGGGCTgggagaaaagggggagagagtAGGTCCTGATTCAAATAATACAAGCAAATGTTCCTATTGGCTTTACTCATAGTATCTAAAAGGTGAAAACCCCTCAACTGCCCATGAATTTAAGAGCGCATAAGGAAAAATTGGCCATATGTGTACAATGAAAAGCAGAATATGACtgagcaataaaaaaatgaattacttaaacagatgataaaataattaaatttcaaattcattttactcAGTTAAAGAAGCCTACCAGAAACGAGTGCATACTGTATGcagactatatatataaatatgccacaaaaaaacaaacaaacaaaaaacaaaaacagatcactGGTGATGTGGAAATGGAGTTGGACAGAGGCATGGACTAATAGGGAGTATGATAATCTCTTAGAGGTAATGGAAATTTTCTGTATcttattgtggtgatggttttgtTGATgtataaaactgttaaaattcaCAGAATTGTACATTCTGAACAAACATAGTTCATTTCACACAATTATTCTTcagtaaaatatttgagaaaaaaaatcagcagagctttttttttttttagatccacAGACTTCATTTTAGAACAATGACTCAGATCTTTTTTTTGCACTGCAAAACAGGCATCTACTCAAGGCAATAGAAGATatttattgtaataaaaaaatcaatgcagaAAGTAGGATAaaacctattaaaaatataattattattagtgTAGCAGCAGTGGAGGGAGGATTCACCACCATTAACACTatcatttaaattaagaaaactttACCAGTTATTGATGCTACAGTCAgctataattatatatttaatgggAAGTCAGTAGATGTGTTTGAAGAAATTTCTTATGTGCATTATATTTTAGGTAAGGGTATTATTTAGGTACCAACaatgatgttttcaaaaaaccCAGCAATTCCTAAATCAAAATATTAGCTATATAGTATTAAAATGGCTTTTTACATGACTCACACTACAACTTTGATTATTTGATGACCAGCCTTAtaatgtatatatcatatttagAGAATTACATATGTGtaaatttatgtgtatgtatgcattgatgcatatatttttattaatttatattaacatGCTAGTtaaagctattattatttttgctgcttATCCCTGCTTTCAGAAATACTCTATACAGCATGTGCACCTTCTTGGAATCTAAAAGTAATATGAGAAGAGCAAATTCCAAACAAGAATGAGCACAGAATATACCTGAATATAATTCCTGTAGCAATGCCAGAAAGTACTGGACatcaggaaaagaagagaaaaagtcaGCATTGAAAATTTACTGCATGTGTCATCTTACGGTGAGGTCTGTTagcttctccctctgcctgagGATTCTTTTCTGAGTCATCTGGATGATGCTGAACACACTGGGGAGTGAAATAACCAGTGATCATTCTCACAAAAGtatcctggagagagagagagagagagagagagtaagagagaaagagacagagatacacagagagacagagacaaaaagacagagagtcagagacCATGATTATGTTTgattatgtatacatatgaatGTGTCTGATGGTGGTTGTGGGGGTGCAGCACATGGTGAATATGGAGGAACATTGTTCTCCTAACAGCACGATAGTTAGGGCCTTTTTTCTCAGTTTGATAAAGGATTGCTAATATTCAGTGGATGAAGATTCAAAGAATGAGGAGCCCCTTTCTTTGCAGGCTCGTTCCAATATAGGACCCAGAATGTTGGCAAAATAATTCTGCATTTTACTCGTAGGGGAGGGTTAGTAAAATGTGCCTCTCTCATCCTAAACATCTTTCTGCTTCCTGTCAGGAAAAAGGCAAGACGCCATCTTAAATCTTTATCAAGTTTCTCTACCTAGTGAGTCCCCTATTTTCTTCAGTaacctgtattaaaaaaaatgtgggtggaagaggtgacatttgttGAAGTATAAGGAATGATGCTTAGAGAAAGACATGGGTagagacatgaacagatataGCATATGATGATAAGATACTATTTTGCGTTTGAGACttgttattttggtttgtttttaatcttttctattagttctcagcaaaaagaaaaataaagactgaaataaCAAAGTAGGGTAATGCAAGCTCTGtctatggaaatgaaaacacaggtaCTCTTGCAGACATGGGATGTTTCTCAGCAGAGAGTGAAGTTACTGAGGGACAGAGAATGTcactgtctttcttcctctctcagacTTAACATAAATAATAGTAAAGgcataaagaaagaacaaatctggTAGCCAATAAATATACAGATTTAACAAATAAGTATGAAATTTATGTCATGTAATCATTGAAGTAACTCTGAGATGTAGATATgtaccccattttacaggaggAAATTACAAAGGAGAGATACTATGCATCTCTTTCTCAAAGTTATACTATGTATAACTTTCTCAGAGCTACATTGgcaaaaacagaatttgaaaactaAGTTTGACACTTGagcttattttttaactcttaggTTCATGATGAACTATATTACCCTTacatttccttcctcattttatGAGGTAGCATTTCTCCAGCAGAGATGCTCAAACATTAGAAGTCATTGTTCAGTTCTACATCATTCTCATGTTATCAACCAGCAATCAATATTCAGCTTACTTTAGCTTCCATTCTAAAGGTCATCTCTTTCTTCACAGTCCCTAATAAGACTGCTTTTTGTAAAGCCATTGCAACCTCTTACATGGATGACAGTTTCTACGACTATTGTCTTCtccttctgaatatttattttccataaagcTACCAGTATGGTTTTTGTGAAATGCCAAGTTGAATACAATACTATCTTTTTGAAAAATCCCCAGAGCTTACCCCTTGTCTACAGAATAAAGGCTGTCTTCCTAGGCTCGACATATAGGTCTGCATGATTGCCATGAATTTCCTTTTAAGTCTCATCCCTCACTCTTTGTCTTGTGCGTTAAAATGACTTATTAAACTTCATGGAGTTCACCATAtagttatttatttctctttgcacAGAAACCTGCTcaattctacttatttattttgcaaagcaCTTAAGATTTCTCTGACCATCAAGAACATTCACCTCTaaaggctgcatttttttttttttgtatattctataAATGCGTTTTTCACTGAGTTTCTGTGTGGCGGTTTAGTTATCTGTTCAGCTCTTTTCTCCTCATCTGATTGTGAGCTTAAGTACAGATTATTTACACTTAGGGATTTTCATATGGCAAAATGCACatcaaaattcaataaatatcattTGATGAATTTTTTCTAAGGCATatacaacaaaaaatgaattatctttgtttttgtttcattttctttatggttttcttgTCAAGGGAGGATTTTCAAGAATAATTTAAGCCACAGAAAACTGTGAAATATGTGTGTCACTCATTGACCTTCTGGACAATTAAGAATGACTCATATGTCACCTTTAGGACTGTGTGCACTGCAGAGTAACTGTTTCTCTCATGCAGCATTCAAAAAGATTTCTGCAATAAATCAGATGTTTTGTTCTGTCTTCTTATCATATCAGATTTTGTTACCCTACCAGTTACATACATATTACATAACACTTGTTCCTAAGTCAAAATAAACAATACACCCCAAACATCATCCTTAGAGTGCCAGCAGCAAACTTGGGATATATTTTCcctaaaatcaaaatatatggCAATCATTATCTTTACCCATATGAAGTATGGCGAAAGCCATTCCACCCCAAAATCAACAGCCAGGCAAAATGTAGTCCTAATGTATCCTTCAGCTGTAAGTACGTGGGTTTCAAATAcgcaaaatttccaaaattaaatatttctaatatcaaTGGGCAAATTCTCTGTGCCAATGCCTCCCCAGATTGTCATAATGCCTCTGCCTTTCAGTTATGTCACTGTTAAGATAGAATtaaatagaagtatttttttccccagaatcttTCTCAAAGCTTCTTTGACATCTTTGTTTCTCAGAGAATAAATCAAAGGATTCAGCATGGGAGTGACTAGGGTGTAACATAACGAGGCCACTTTACTCAGCTCAGGAAATCTATCAGggatgaaatacataaaaatcacgGCACCGTACAACACACTCACGACTCCCAGGTGAGAGCTGCAAGTGGAGAACGCTTTCTTGCGTCCCTCAGTGGATCTTATCTTTAGAACTGTGGACACAATATACATATAGGACACAATAATGACAATTATCGTAGGCAAAATAATAATGCTGCATAAGAAAAACGTAACCATGTTATGAAAGTAGAGATCAGAACAAGATAGCCTCTGAAGTGGACGGTCATCACAGTAAAAGTGGTCGATGGCTCGGGAAGCACAAAAGGACAAAGTAAATGTTATGCTTGTCTGAAGAACTGAGCTGATGCAGCCGCATAAATAGGAACCAGCCACCAACTGAGTGCAGAGACGTGCTGACATCTGGACAGAGTAGAGGAGTGGGTTGCAGATGGCAATgaagcggtcataggccatggctGCCAGGAGAAATCCCTCCGCCACGATGaagagggcaaagagaaagagctgGGTCACACAGCCTGCAAAGGAGATGGACTTGCTCTCAGACCAGAAGTTGATCATGGCTTTGGGTGCAATAACAGACgaatagaagagatcaatgaaggACAGGTTGCCTAGGAAGAAATACATCGGTGTGTTCAGCCGGGGATCAGTCATAATAATGGTCATCATCCCAACATTACCCAGAAGGATCATGGCATACACAAACAGAAAGATCAGGAAGAGGAGAATGTGGAGCTCGCAGCTGACCCTGAAGCCTACCAGGATGAAGTCAGTCACTTCAGAGTGATTGTTTGTTCCTCTGTCACTCATGGCAGAAACCTGCTGAGAGGCACaaggcaaaataaacaaatgaaatctagGCTTTGTTTCTAGTGgcataaataatttcttaaatgtagAATAAGTTATTTACATCTTAATTAACTATGgcacataaaacaattttaatgtcatGAAGAATCAAGAATTTGCATTACATAATACTAGGCTTATGAGACTAAGCAGTGAAAAAATTTTCTGGGTCACTGTACTTAAATCATAAATTTGCTGTGAGTTCAGCCAATAAGTAGCATACAATATTGTCTAATTTCAATCGAATTTGAAATTtctattcttaacatttttatagtaaaataattttcacaatCTAAGATAGGAGTGTTACTAGGATCTAAAATAGAGATATTACATGTAATCGCTATGACAATGTTTATAGCCTGTGATAGCCAAGTGAGTGTTTGAATCATTACATGacagtaataaatatattttaaaatattgttaccTTATTTAcctcaatttctttccttttcactaTTACTGTATCCATctttgaaaatagaataaaaatagataagTTATTTGtgtgttaaaattaataaaatttaaaaaccactaaTCCAAATCAAATAAAATGCTCTAAAGATCATTCTAAATAAATGGGCATTTCCTCAGATCAAGTCCATTCcccaaaataaaggaatttttattgcttcattataaatattttacttccaCTAATAGTTGTTTAATTAAAACATGCCATAATCAGCTCCTTTTCTGAAGTGGGGAGAAGTTAATGAACATTCTAATACTTACAACACAATGATGCCTTTCTACCACAACTTCATCAGTTCATGGGATCTGGCTCTTTGGGCAGGGCAAGTATATTTAaggaatatatataatggagaGTTCCTTTCTTAAATCCTAGTAGGCTTTATACATCTTAAAATAAGATGAGTATTAAAGGACCATAGCAATTTTGTGTCATCTATAGTCTATCATCATTTGCTCCAGTATCAACAGTGGTTGTTATGATGGTCTTACTTATTTTAGTCCTATGCAATCTTTCCTCAGGATATTTCAACATTAAGGTTTTGCTCATCCTCTGTGATGGATTCCATTGGGAGAGGAGTAATCATAAAGTCAATTATAGAGACATAAGTACAGGCTCCAGGGCTGTTGTCCATTAGGACTGCAGTAACGTCAGACACaaacaaataatctaataatAGTCCAAATACAAGGAACTTTTCCCTTTGGTTGTATGTATGCTTTGGGAAATTTCTTTGGACTTAGTCTTCTTCATTGACAAAGAAAAACTTTCTGGTAATTATCATAGCATACATATTGGTAGGTACATAGAAACAGATTTAAAAGGTAGTACTATATGAGAAAAGTGTTAgataagtgaatattttaaattacgtAGTAAATTACATTcactaagctttaaaaaaagataaaaattcactCCAAGATATGGTTTATCTATACTTCTTGATGtagacatatttcttttcttttttttttaatatgaaatttattgtcaaattggtttccatacaacacccagtgctcatcccaacaggtgccctcctcaatgcccatcacccactttccccaccctcccaccccccatcaaccctcagtttattctcagtttttcagagtctcttatggtttgcctccttccctctctgtaacttttttctcccttcccctcccccatggtctgaTGTAGACATATTTCATGATATGACAAATACCCTGTAAATCACAAACTCAGAGTCAGATAATATTTTGCTAATTCTATGCTTTCTTATATTCAAATACTaaacaattagagaagaaataacagcactcaataaaatgattttacatttccttagtaaaagattttaaaatatcttaactaTTTTGTGACTAAAGGACTGCATTAAAACCATagacataggggcgcctgggtggctcagttggttaagcatccgactttggttcaggtcataatctcgtggcttgtgggtttgagccccgtgtcaggctctgtgctgatagctcagagcctggagcctgcttcagattctatgtctccctctctctctgcccctttcttccttgcgcttctgtctttctctctctctctcaaaaaattacataaacataaaaaaaattaaaaaaacaataaccaTAGGCATAATACTCTATTTAATGAGCTTAGTATTTTgagctttatatattttcatcCTAAATATTTCCATAAATTAATTGTAATACTACTTTTTAAATccccttttaattaaaaattatttctagagtTTATTTAGAATTTTCCTCTGTATGGAATACAAAATGATATAGGGTAAGAGTTTCtcattataatacagtattagtaAAAGTTTGGTCAGTGTAGGAAGAAAAAGCAGATTaggtatttcatgtttttatttttttaatatgtatttattataagagaaggagagagaaagagtggcaaggaaaggaggggcagagagagagggagaaagagaaaatcccaaccaggctccacattgtcGGCAGTatctgatgtggagctcaatctcatgaaccatgacatcattacctgagctgaaaccaagaatcagattcTTAATAGAcggagccacctaagtgccccagaAGTACATTACATACGttaaacaggaaaatattaattaaGGTGAATTGAGGCCTATCAAATTTGGAAAGGCTGGAAGAATTTCTGGATGACACTCTTATAATGATCCTGAGAGAAATTTAGGATAAACTCACACAGATATACTACTTTTGGGGATACAATTCAAAAGTACAGCACCTGACCTATGGTCCAAGGGATCAGatacacagaagcaaaaaaaCGTCACTACTTCCTCATCCATCAAAATCACTTTTCTAGGAAGTTGAGGATTCAACAGCACTGCAGAAATAAGCCCACATGTTTCTACAGCTTTTTTCTACTGGTAGAAAGAATGGACAGGAAGTTGATCCCCAAGTCATTGTGCCCTTCTAAATTCTGAGCTTGTATAGATCTAATTGGTAGAGCAAAATCTGTGTCAAGAACCTGTGTGGCAGGAGACATTTGAACTTTCCAACATCTCTATCTAGAAGGCACATGAGATAGAGTTTGAATATCTAACCTGTAAAATGTACCATAATCTAATATACTTTTTAATCCTTAAACTTTCCACAATAGCATTAACGGTAACAACATGCTATTTCTGACAAATACGTAGAGGGCCACTAACTGTCACAATAGTTGAGACATCAATAAACCCTTAACAAATTCATTGattaaaatcattcaaaatatGTTCTTGATCATATTCAACTTAATATAGAAATCAAATAGATTTTTaggaagtgtttatttttagtgttcaTGCCCATAGAATTTTCTGGTTATCTATCATTATTGATTTCATAAGTGATAGATAACTAGAAATCTTTATGGGCATGGACATTAGAAATAAACACTTCCTAAAAACATactgataaaaaagaaatcaaataaaattttgatttcaATTGAACTAAATTATAATGAATCATGATATATTTAAGCTTGGTAAGAAAAAGTAGTACTTAGAGGGATATACAAAACCTTACAGATAAATATGAAGAAGATAGGCAGGAACATTTAGATGTTAATAACAATCTTCTTAATaatgtgaaatagaaaacaacaagttaaaacaaaatatgaGGTGCCTGAGTGCTcagggggcacctgcatggctcaatcggttaagcatccgatttcggctcaggtcatgatctcgtggttcatgagtttgaaccccaggtctggctctgtgctaacagctcagagcctggagcctgcttcagattctgtgtcttcctctctctctgcccctccctgactcacactctttttctctatctcaaagataaataaacagtaaaaaaaaaaaaaaaaaagcacaaaacaacaaaaacagaaaagaaataatgtagataaaaattacttaattagaaaaaaatatgtataatataggATAGCCACATAGTCTGACagtgattctttgaaaaattagTAATGTGTATAAAATCCTAGCCaatttaatgaaggaaaaacagcaaCATTAAATCACAAGAGTCAGGAATTAAAAGGTGATGGCACTACAGATTCTGCTGATattgctaaaaa is a genomic window of Acinonyx jubatus isolate Ajub_Pintada_27869175 chromosome B4, VMU_Ajub_asm_v1.0, whole genome shotgun sequence containing:
- the LOC106982800 gene encoding olfactory receptor 9K2-like, whose product is MSDRGTNNHSEVTDFILVGFRVSCELHILLFLIFLFVYAMILLGNVGMMTIIMTDPRLNTPMYFFLGNLSFIDLFYSSVIAPKAMINFWSESKSISFAGCVTQLFLFALFIVAEGFLLAAMAYDRFIAICNPLLYSVQMSARLCTQLVAGSYLCGCISSVLQTSITFTLSFCASRAIDHFYCDDRPLQRLSCSDLYFHNMVTFFLCSIIILPTIIVIIVSYMYIVSTVLKIRSTEGRKKAFSTCSSHLGVVSVLYGAVIFMYFIPDRFPELSKVASLCYTLVTPMLNPLIYSLRNKDVKEALRKILGKKILLFNSILTVT